The following proteins are encoded in a genomic region of Vigna radiata var. radiata cultivar VC1973A unplaced genomic scaffold, Vradiata_ver6 scaffold_7, whole genome shotgun sequence:
- the LOC106753733 gene encoding basic blue protein-like, whose product MASFSASLAFFAISMLLLSSVALATDFVVGDDKGWTLDFNYTVWAQDKVFRVGDNLLFNYEKSKHNVVKVNQTEFHDCSFTAANDVYQSGKDGITLKSEGRKWYICSKGNHCSNHQMKLVINVESAAPTPAPTSSAPSLVASLSAGALIVAGAAILA is encoded by the exons ATGGCTTCTTTTTCAGCTAGTCTTGCCTTCTTTGCCATCTCCATGCTTCTGCTTTCCTCAGTTGCTTTGGCTACTGATTTTGTTGTGGGTGATGACAAGGGTTGGACTCTTGATTTTAACTACACTGTTTGGGCACAAGACAAGGTTTTCCGTGTCGGTGACAACCTTT TGTTCAACTATGAAAAATCGAAGCACAACGTGGTGAAAGTGAACCAAACAGAGTTCCACGATTGCAGTTTCACGGCAGCGAACGATGTATACCAAAGCGGAAAGGACGGCATCACGCTGAAATCAGAAGGGAGGAAGTGGTACATTTGCAGCAAAGGCAACCACTGCAGCAATCATCAAATGAAGCTCGTAATCAACGTCGAGTCTGCAGCTCCGACACCGGCTCCCACTTCCTCCGCTCCTTCTCTCGTCGCTTCTCTCTCTGCTGGGGCCCTCATCGTTGCCGGAGCAGCAATCCTTGCCTGA